From Debaryomyces hansenii CBS767 chromosome C complete sequence, a single genomic window includes:
- a CDS encoding DEHA2C03124p (similar to uniprot|P06105 Saccharomyces cerevisiae YJL080C SCP160 May be required during cell division for faithful partitioning of the ER-nuclear envelope membranes), whose translation MSTPAEIIAARVNGISNSNEEHEILNAESPIQVSSDSDDLNSFNESEASLTTSAPSISDDSAFPTLGGKKSSISSSTPSWGPAMKAPKSVSASPSAAKATSAVGTGKFKGSTIQEAFSLDSEDQLNVARPEFIKILTAVKADTKTNIECTTSQHTKKRTFLITGKPEEVKLAKRLVIKKLTKPVKITFNVPGKVRSKIIGPQGRTLKPIIQSNEVKIDIGHPEESQEAEAEDDIFAQTVRVTVEGDVEGCKHAKASILAIVKEETKTLSTRLAIEDIVKPFAGKVIDPIVQRYSDLDISVPDYKSSNSNIHIVGDRESVIEAKEQIKDALDALSGKILVEEVPIPKTKHQFLPIDSILEENNVLIKLPGHDETNVKFIGEKKNIPAAQENARKTTSQYKVEVLDMSKAHKGNMNHVKAVASLLVKNGTFKSISEANDVVINAPSKKQLEDKEATTIPIEIVLKNDDTEKAKVTRKAIVSVVNKISPDSTKVINDVAEFLIRKVPSTIDEIAAQNNVSYVILGNTITLFSKVEDESDDFDFVDSSNSSDSFAPIDNSLNKLRELSSDLHSVVLKVPFNQQTEISGPRDTTLKAILSGVEANSVVVKLHSNASGKSADEIYIHGIKSAVSTVQNDIEATLKDAETYKEQGGFKTSFEVPSSVLSRLIGKNGSNMISLREQFGVKIDVSDDGKQEGTKDKNDKTEIVISGNKRNAEDCKASIAQFSKKWADETLARLRIESQYHRRMIGPSGVYINRLQDKYDVKIRFPSVDNVPSTFADAPKSKDEVTIKGPSKGVAKAEEELKELYQFEKENGFKETMQVPTKAIARVIGKSGETINDIADGCGIEYKFNRDNDNESEVGYTEVELTGSRSALKEATKKIQEIIDEAENFTTVTINVDSKYHRELIGQGGSVMKEIIANAGGEDVSRAKYFRLLSIPNEGSGSDEVTSQGDKTIVNKVIEQVKKIIAAKEASVIVEYDLPKEKHRLIVGQAGSIRHALQDEFKAQIDIPRPSDESTTIKLVGLPEQIEGLKAKIESLTKDDWNVSIDIPENYHALVSERGAIFKKLQADYNVQVQHGNLTRKASKLSSAPIPTPSESAYPSEDEKAKFTVVPNDQVSGGSDVIPWRLKGDEKDTKKAATLIQERLENAKNATSIGWFYSSNPSSFYKVVGSQGSKINDIRKKSSTFITVPRANDKNANFIYLVGSESNLDIAKEAIEALLK comes from the coding sequence ATGTCCACCCCCGCTGAAATTATTGCTGCTCGTGTTAACGGAATTAGTAATTCTAATGAAGAGCATGAAATCTTGAATGCTGAGTCGCCAATTCAGGTCTCATCTGATTCTGACGACCTTAATTCATTCAACGAGAGCGAAGCTTCTTTGACAACTTCGGCACCTTCAATCTCGGATGATTCTGCATTTCCTACTTTAGGAGGCAAGAAGTCATCTATTCTGTCGTCTACGCCATCGTGGGGACCTGCAATGAAGGCACCGAAGTCAGTTTCTGCTTCGCCTTCTGCTGCTAAGGCCACATCTGCTGTTGGAACTGGTAAATTCAAAGGATCGACCATCCAAGAGGCATTTTCATTGGACTCTGAAGACCAGTTAAATGTTGCCAGGCcagaatttattaagatTCTTACTGCTGTGAAGGCTGATACTAAAACCAATATCGAATGTACCACTTCTCAACatacaaagaaaagaacCTTCTTGATTACTGGTAAACCAGAAGAAGTTAAGTTAGCTAAGAGGTTAGtcattaaaaaattaactAAGCCTGTCAAAATCACATTCAATGTTCCTGGTAAAGTTAGATCTAAGATCATTGGCCCTCAAGGTCGTACTTTGAAGCCAATTATTCAATCTAATGAAGTTAAGATTGATATTGGTCACCCTGAGGAATCTCAAGAGGCTGAAGCTGAAGATGACATTTTTGCACAAACTGTCAGAGTGACTGTTGAAGGTGATGTGGAAGGATGCAAACATGCCAAAGCTCTGATTTTAGCTATTGTCAAGGAAGAAACCAAAACTTTATCTACACGTTTAGCTATTGAAGACATTGTTAAGCCATTTGCCGGTAAAGTTATTGATCCTATTGTTCAAAGATATTCCGATTTAGATATTTCTGTTCCAGACTATAAGTCTTCTAACTCTAACATTCATATTGTTGGTGATAGAGAATCTGTTATAGAAGCTAAAGAACAGATCAAAGATGCTTTAGATGCATTATCAGGTAAGATACTCGTCGAAGAAGTTCCAATTCCTAAAACCAAGCACCAGTTCTTGCCTATTGACTCTATCTTAGAAGAGAACAACgttttaatcaaattacCTGGTCACGATGAAACGAACGTTAAGTTTATTGGggaaaagaagaatattccaGCCGCCCAAGAAAATGCCAGAAAAACGACATCACAATATAAAGTTGAAGTTTTAGATATGTCTAAAGCACATAAGGGTAACATGAATCACGTTAAGGCTGTTGCATCGTTGTTGGTTAAAAACGGTACCTTTAAAAGCATCTCTGAAGCTAACGATGTTGTGATTAACGCACCATCGAAGAAACAATTGGAAGATAAAGAAGCTACTACAATTCCAATTGAGATTGTCTTGAAGAACGATGATACCGAAAAGGCTAAAGTTACTAGAAAAGCTATTGTTTCAGTTGTCAACAAGATTTCGCCAGATTCAACCAAAGTTATCAATGATGTTGCAGAGTTCTTAATTAGAAAAGTTCCATCTacaattgatgaaattgcTGCTCAGAATAATGTTTCATATGTCATTTTAGGTAACACTATCACTTTATTCTCGAAAGTTGAAGACGAGTCggatgattttgatttcgtAGATTCATCTAACTCATCGGACTCTTTTGCTCCAATTGACAATTCACTTAATAAGTTAAGAGAATTGAGTTCCGATTTGCATTCTGTTGTTTTAAAGGTTCCTTTCAATCAACAAACTGAAATTTCGGGACCAAGAGATACTACTTTGAAAGCCATCTTATCTGGAGTTGAGGCAAATTCAGTTGTTGTCAAGTTGCATTCAAATGCTTCAGGTAAGTCAGCAGATGAAATTTATATCCATGGTATTAAATCTGCTGTTTCTACAGTTCAAAACGACATTGAAGCCACTTTAAAGGATGCAGAAACCTACAAAGAGCAAGGTGGTTTCAAGACCTCCTTTGAAGTTCCATCATCAGTTTTGTCAAGATTAATTGGTAAGAATGGATCAAACATGATTAGCTTGAGAGAGCAATTTGGCGTTAAGATAGATGTTAGCGATGATGGAAAACAAGAAGGAACTAAGGACAAGAATGATAAAACCGAAATTGTCATTTCTGGTAACAAAAGGAATGCAGAGGATTGTAAGGCATCAATTGCacaattttcaaagaagTGGGCGGATGAAACTTTAGCAAGATTGAGAATTGAAAGTCAATATCACAGAAGAATGATTGGTCCAAGCGGTGTTTATATCAATAGATTACAAGACAAATATGATGTTAAAATCAGATTTCCATCTGTTGATAATGTTCCTTCCACTTTTGCAGACGCTCCAAAATCTAAGGATGAGGTCACTATTAAGGGACCATCTAAGGGTGTTGCTaaagcagaagaagaattaaaggaattatatcaatttgaaaaagaaaatggaTTTAAGGAAACTATGCAAGTACCAACTAAGGCCATCGCCAGAGTTATTGGTAAATCTGGTGAAACAATCAACGATATTGCTGACGGATGTggtattgaatataaattcaatagaGATAATGACAACGAAAGTGAAGTTGGATACACGGAAGTCGAATTAACTGGCTCCAGATCAGCGTTGAAAGAAGCAACAAAGAAGATTCAGGAAATAATTGATGAAGCCGAAAACTTTACTACTGTCACAATCAATGTTGATTCAAAGTATCATCGTGAATTAATTGGACAAGGTGGTTCAGTTATGAAAGAGATTATTGCCAATGCTGGTGGTGAAGATGTCTCAAGAGCGAAGTATTTCAGATTGTTGTCGATTCCAAATGAAGGATCTGGTTCAGACGAAGTTACTTCTCAAGGGGATAAGACGATTGTCAATAAGGTTATTGAGCAAGTAAAGAAGATTATTGCTGCTAAAGAAGCCTCTGTCATCGTTGAGTATGACTTACCAAAAGAAAAGCATAGATTGATTGTTGGACAAGCTGGTTCTATTCGCCACGCATTGCAAGATGAATTCAAAGCTCAAATTGATATTCCAAGACCAAGTGATGAATCAACCACAATTAAGTTAGTTGGTTTACCAGAACAGATCGAAGGCTTAAAGGCTAAGATTGAATCATTAACCAAGGACGACTGGAATGTTTCAATTGACATTCCAGAAAATTACCATGCATTGGTTTCAGAAAGAGGTgctattttcaagaaattacAAGCGGATTACAATGTTCAAGTCCAACACGGAAACTTAACTAGAAAAGCTTCCAAGTTATCTAGTGCCCCAATTCCTACTCCATCGGAATCGGCCTACCCAAGCGAAGACGAAAAGGCAAAATTCACGGTTGTTCCAAATGACCAAGTTTCAGGTGGCTCTGATGTGATTCCATGGAGATTGAAGGGTGACGAGAAGGACACCAAAAAGGCTGCCACATTAATCCAAGAAAGATTGGAAAATGCCAAGAACGCCACTTCTATTGGCTGGTTCTATTCTCTGAACCCCTCATCCTTCTACAAGGTTGTCGGATCTCAAGGTTCCAAGATTAATGATATCAGAAAGAAGTCGAGCACTTTTATCACCGTTCCTAGAGCTAACGATAAGAATGCTAACTTTATCTACTTAGTCGGTTCTGAATCCAACTTAGACATAGCTAAGGAGGCTATCGAAGCTTTGCtcaaataa
- a CDS encoding DEHA2C03146p (weakly similar to uniprot|P43597 Saccharomyces cerevisiae YFR016C): MDFEEQLEKAERLPTPSLVGSSIRSADDSAHNNYIHPEKSKGRKKENSQGHGILNQSIAASLDDLMREGALLGSEEDFEEVLDDSGNIKQDAKYAEEDDHETHKSHLSTLVAKEDDLDESGDVSADKVKQSGESVDKKSENGAKNEVSKADDKNNVSVKKAEENTESKKQKASAVEKKLESTPASEKKPGVSFYSQEDYSTPNLSEYQLDHQISDHKDLLTNIQSHDPLRLPNSQSDYGHDDDSYFKRPVSPSKRSSTSAVNRFNDDVTISAGATDGLHTPYFQRDSRSQSRSGASRVDRSRSRSAVAPHLARGDSYKNTNMNSPSAYELPPDLAASEIKSEDEEEEEDETQDRRSRQSKPTMGESIAAAEASKDKLPTTTPVTMQRDTSLVTTGDYTNFDVDKPEPQVQDSSNLYSMRSASSTNYLRSISRSRSRQPDKDLRASNLYNEKNDADPEELVKGGALINEDPYSTIGGLDTMVEEVLNPVSDNSEPSKNKSKPQEKLATDRDVTKKDDTKEVISTDDEEDKPNSKTLNSTIKDDKAGEIKSKDDDSTKTVDDSSSVAADGAKSNANDNQIKKSDKKDDVDVKGIEQIESSLKSKDPILDRAQSLTSDDIHGRSSEANTRFADSIISKDTETKADSKSDNGLDNAAIDQIESSIDSKDEVVEKAESLAAEDIHGKTEKSKSDASISNKKETTKKDPENSESVNTAGTGKIESSIGSKDSVAEAAETLTSKSINVETKDTKDKIVDEVVAPDTKNKNADAKETGQVKSDQSNDSTVEKINSKSIISESDESDKSTDVHASLGDATKVTEIEKEKDIEDSTVEKREPNIDSARGKKEEEEKVSKKDVDDKAIEQIESGLKASDTVTEKATSLTADDINADSTSESKSVIDDPVIEKQEVNKKDVDNKAAEQIEYSIDSNDAIAENAKSLTADDVAADSTSETKSVPNEAITEKDEVTNKKDVDDIAAEQIEYSVDSKDAITEKAKSLTSDDITADSTSETKSVPNEAVTEKDEVSGNENEDTNKNDVDDIAAEQIESSVGSNDAIAEKAKSLTADDIVADSTFETQSVAADTVAEKAKSTIDVDSSKAVTSGLDGEKDKETKSADVKDTEASKNLGAKKEDPVTASKDVAAAPATSTITDDDLSDIDVSPEELRKHLESQPVYIFTSLAGGMQIMTRTNRLTTILTANGIKFEYRDLGTDEEAKKIWRRQASGKTLPGVVRGDDYIGNWQEVDEANEEYRLREILYETL; this comes from the coding sequence TGGATTTTGAAGAGCAATTAGAAAAGGCTGAGAGACTCCCTACGCCTTCATTAGTGGGATCATCGATCAGATCAGCCGATGATTCGGCgcataataattatattcatcCAGAGAAGTCCAAGGGGagaaagaaggaaaattcCCAAGGACACGGTATATTGAATCAATCAATTGCGGCTTCTTTGGACGATTTGATGCGGGAGGGAGCGTTGTTGGGTTCAGAGGAGGACTTTGAGGAGGTTTTAGACGATTCTGGAAACATTAAACAAGATGCTAAATATGCTGAAGAAGACGATCACGAAACGCATAAATCACACCTTAGTACGCTTGTAGCgaaagaagatgatttaGACGAGTCTGGTGATGTTTCTGCCGACAAGGTCAAGCAATCTGGAGAATCGGTGGACAAAAAGTCAGAAAACGGCGCTAAGAACGAGGTTTCGAAGGCCGACGACAAGAATAATGTTTCTGTTAAGAAGGCAGAAGAAAATACCGAATCGAAAAAGCAAAAAGCAAGTGCAGTAGAAAAGAAGTTGGAGTCTACACCAGCACTGGAAAAAAAACCTGGTGTTTCCTTCTATAGCCAGGAAGATTATTCCACTCCAAACTTGTCAGAATATCAATTGGACCATCAAATAAGTGACCACAAGGATTTATTGACTAATATTCAATCTCATGATCCTCTTCGTTTGCCAAATTCACAATCAGACTATGGTCACGACGATGATTCGTATTTCAAGAGACCAGTTTCTCCATCTAAAAGAAGTAGCACTTCAGCAGTGAATAGGTTTAATGATGATGTGACCATCTCTGCTGGTGCGACAGATGGGTTACATACTCCGTATTTCCAAAGGGATTCGAGATCGCAATCTAGATCTGGCGCAAGCCGCGTGGATAGATCAAGATCCAGGTCAGCAGTTGCCCCACATTTAGCTAGGGGAGATTCTTACAAGAATACAAATATGAACTCACCTTCTGCATATGAATTGCCTCCGGATTTGGCAGCATCTGAAATAAAaagtgaagatgaagaagaagaagaagatgaaacaCAAGATAGAAGATCCAGACAATCGAAGCCAACTATGGGTGAATCAATCGCTGCAGCAGAAGCTTCTAAGGACAAGTTGCCGACTACAACTCCTGTTACCATGCAGAGAGATACGTCATTGGTTACTACTGGAGACTATACGAATTTCGACGTGGACAAGCCAGAGCCTCAAGTTCAAGACTCGtctaatttatattctatGAGATCTGCTTCGTCAACTAATTATTTGAGATCCATTTCGAGATCAAGGTCCAGACAACCTGATAAAGATTTGAGGGCATCGAATTTATATAACGAGAAGAATGATGCTGACCCCGAAGAGTTAGTCAAAGGTGGGGCcttaattaatgaagatcCATATTCTACAATCGGTGGATTGGATACCATGGTAGAAGAGGTGTTAAATCCTGTTAGTGATAATTCGGAACCAAGCAAGAATAAATCCAAGCCTCAAGAAAAGCTTGCCACTGATCGTGATGTAACAAAAAAAGATGATACGAAAGAGGTGATTTCAACAGACGATGAGGAGGATAAGCCTAATTCGAAAACTTTGAATTCTACAATAAAAGATGACAAGGCTGGAGAAATTAAAAgtaaagatgatgattctaCGAAAACCGTAGATGATCTGTCCTCAGTCGCCGCAGATGGAGCAAAATCTAATGCCAATGATAACCAAATCAAAAAGAGTGATAAAAAAGACGATGTTGATGTCAAAGGGattgaacaaattgaatcaaGTTTAAAATCTAAGGATCCAATTCTTGATAGAGCACAGTCTCTTACCTCAGATGACATACATGGCAGATCATCTGAAGCCAACACCAGATTTGCAGATTCAATTATCAGTAAAGATACAGAAACCAAAGCCGATCTGAAAAGTGATAATGGTCTTGATAACGCTGCGATTGACCAAATCGAATCGAGCATCGATTCAAAAGATGAAGTTGTTGAAAAAGCAGAACTGCTTGCTGCAGAGGATATCCATGGCAAGACCGAAAAATCGAAAAGCGATGCTTCAATAAGTAATAAGAAGGAAACTACTAAGAAAGATCCTGAAAATTCGGAGAGCGTTAACACCGCAGGAACTGGAAAAATCGAATCAAGTATAGGTTCTAAGGACTCAGTTGCTGAAGCAGCAGAAACACTTACATCTAAAAGTATCAATGTTGAAACGAAGGATACCAAAGATAAAATTGTGGATGAAGTCGTAGCCCCAGATACGAAAAATAAGAATGCTGACGCGAAGGAAACAGGTCAAGTGAAATCTGATCAGTCAAATGATTCTACagttgaaaaaatcaaCTCTAAAAGTATAATATCAGAGTCTGATGAATCTGATAAGTCTACTGACGTGCATGCCTCATTAGGGGATGCTACGAAGGTTACAGAAatagaaaaagaaaaagatatCGAAGATAGCACAGTTGAAAAAAGAGAGCCTAATATTGATTCTGCAAGAGgtaaaaaagaagaagaagaaaaagtaAGCAAGAAAGATGTGGACGATAAAGctattgaacaaattgagTCCGGTCTTAAAGCCAGTGATACGGTAACTGAAAAAGCGACGTCGCTTACTGCAGATGATATTAATGCGGATTCCACCTCTGAATCTAAGTCTGTCATTGATGACCCAGTCATCGAGAAGCAAGAGGTAAACAAGAAGGACGTAGATAATAAAGCTGCTGAGCAAATTGAATACAGTATTGATTCCAATGATGCAATTGCTGAAAATGCGAAGTCGCTTACTGCAGACGATGTAGCCGCTGATTCTACTTCCGAGACCAAATCAGTCCCAAATGAGGCAATTACTGAAAAGGATGAGGTGACGAACAAGAAGGATGTGGACGATATAGCTGCTGAGCAAATTGAATACAGTGTTGATTCCAAGGATGCAATTACTGAAAAGGCGAAGTCGCTTACTTCTGACGATATAACCGCTGATTCTACTTCCGAGACCAAATCAGTCCCAAATGAGGCAGTTACTGAAAAGGATGAGGTGTCGGGAAATGAGAACGAAGATACGAACAAGAATGATGTGGACGATATAGCTGCTGAACAAATCGAATCCAGTGTTGGTTCCAATGATGCAATTGCTGAAAAAGCGAAGTCGCTTACTGCAGATGATATTGTAGCTGATTCCACTTTTGAAACTCAATCAGTCGCTGCAGATACGGTTGCCGAAAAGGCGAAGTCTACTATTGATGTTGATTCGTCTAAGGCTGTAACCAGTGGTCTTGATGGGGAGAAGGACAAGGAGACCAAACTGGCGGATGTCAAAGATACGGAGGCTTCTAAAAACTTGGGAGCAAAAAAAGAAGATCCGGTTACAGCATCAAAGGATGTGGCGGCTGCTCCAGCAACCTCAACTATTacagatgatgatttgaGTGATATTGATGTCTCTCCCGAGGAGTTACGTAAACATCTAGAATCTCAACCGGTCTACATTTTCACGTCATTAGCTGGTGGTATGCAAATTATGACGAGAACCAACAGATTAACAACTATATTAACTGCCAATGGTATCAAGTTTGAGTATCGTGATTTAGGTACTGACGAAGAAGCCAAAAAGATTTGGAGAAGACAAGCCAGTGGTAAGACATTGCCGGGTGTTGTAAGAGGAGATGATTATATTGGTAATTGGcaagaagttgatgaaGCCAACGAAGAATACAGACTCAGGGAGATTCTCTATGAAACCTTATGA